AATTATTTTCCTCTTTGAAAATACCATATACATCAAAGCGTTGTGTTTGCTTTGAAGTTCTGGACCTTTGCCCTACATTATATGTGAGCTTTcttatgctgccacaggttagcacctTTTCTCATAATAGCAGGCTTTTTCATGTAGCTGCTATTAGAGACATTGGTGACCTAATATTTCCCATTTGTAGGTTTATTGGtgttactgagtgcatcacctgttggattgcatactcagggtagtATAGAACCACTTTTTGAGAAAAGATGGTTTCTATTAGCTCCCTTTTTGTGATCTTGTTAACAGCTATATTGCATACAACTTTGAGTGTAGGCTCTTATGGTTAAttagcctccttctagttagcaATTGTATTTCTAACAAGTGCTGTTAGCTGATCATGGTTGCTCACATAGTTTACACAAGCTGAAGCCACGTGTCATTGGAATGGTAGGCCTAACAGGCCTCCTTTCTAGTTcacatgttggcacagtttgTTTTATATGGACAAATGGGCTGAATGCCACTTGTTGCTGAGATTGTAGGCCCTATAGGTCTCCTTTTTAGCTGACATACTGGCAGGATGCTTGTGAATCCAATACCACCATCGGCCACGCCCCACCTCTGTTGAGTAGGCCTTAAGCAGGCCTCTCTTGGAGTATGGGGCATAATATGCATTTCCCTTTAGTAACTAAATCTTGAATGCATGGCCTGATGGTTGGTATGATTATGGTCGCCAATAGCTGATGCCACATGTTTACTAGGGTAGGCCCTATGGGCCTCCTGTGCAGCATGTTGGAGTTCAGTTATGTACTCCTCTCACCTGAGagtaaaaaggtgcttttaccgaGTACTCTTCTGAGTGGTTGACCTCTCAAGGGAGAGTTTTTGTGGTAAAACCTTACTGAAGTTTGGTTTTAACTACATCAGCCTCCTTGAGTCTGGGAGCTAAATAGCTACCTAGTATCTTGGTTGGTTCTATTTTTTGCTCCTAGAACCCTAATGGTAAagtaacactgccacgagctgatgccacgtgtctgctgaggtCATAGGCCAGTCCTTAGCGCGTGTTGGCGTATGTTGTACTCCCCTttctttaaagagtaaaaaggttCTTTTACCAAGTACACTGCTCGTTGAATTGTGTTAGGTAGATTGTTATGTGGGCACTTTACAGTTTAACTACTGTTACTAAGTCATATGTAACCTGCGCCCAGCAAGGCAGGTGTTCAAGGTGGCCCTCACAGGCCACCAGTGATTGTCCTTCTAATGTGgcgaaatgttttttgaacatgaTTATGTGCCCACAGTATGGTCTACCTGTTAGgatgagctttgtacttccctgCTAGGGTTGTTtgtgtaatagtgcttagctccctaagctgatcatggGTGGTAGGCCTCCATAAGGCCTCCTCCTGAGGTTCAGccctaggctggtttgtgcttttctagcgcacagcctcctcagtgcaaataatcaagcactgagtagatcctaggatgagcggattatactcccctcaatacgagGATTCATggcactcagctgagttctgctctccaggatgctaGTCCTTACGTGGCCACTAGACTAACACCGTATGTTTGCAGGTATTAGGCCCTCTGGGCCACCTTTTGTACATGCTGGTGTATGTAATAGTGTAGAGTTTCAAGTattttactgagtacatttcTGGTTGGCCAGGGCCCCAGGTGATAATTTAACCTCCTTATGGTACGGTTAGTTGTCCTTCCTGGTGCTggaaacactgccacgagctgacgCCTCGTGTCTGCTGAGGTCATAGGCCCGTCTTTGGGGCCTTCCTTAGTGCGTGATGGCATATGTTGTATtcctcttgctttaaagagtaaaaagggttccttttaccgagtacactgcttgttggATTGTGTTAGGTGGACTGTTACGTGGGCATTTTTACAGTCTCATTTTGCTGTATACTGAAGTCATGTTTCTTGCTTCCAGCAAGATGGGTGTTCAAGGTGGCTTTCGCAGGCCACCATTGAATGCCACATAGTACTACTAGCATGAGTAGGCCCTTTCTGCCCTCCATGGTTATATGCCCACAGTatggtctacctgttaggtcgagctttgtacttccctgCTGGGGTTGTTtgtgtaatagtgcttagctccctaagctgatcatggGTTGTAGGCCTCCATGAGGCCTCCTCCTTAGGTTCAGccctaggctggtttgtgcCCCCTTGTATCAGGGtttctagcgcacagcctcctcagtgcaaataatcaagcgctgagtagatcctaggatgagcggATTATACTCACCTCAATACGAGGGTTTATAGCATTCAGCTGacttctgctctccaggatgcccgtctctacgtGGCCACTAGACTAACGGCGTATGTTTTACAAGTATTAGGCCCTCTTGGCCACCTTTGAACATACTGGTGTATGTAATAGTGTactcctctcactgagagagTTTCAAGTGTTTTATTGAGTACATTTCTGGTTGGCCAGGGCCCCAGGTGATGATttaactctctggagtcgggtaacgcgccggcgcgttttgcaggatttttttcacattgcagcaaaacagacttaaaatactccgtcattttttgtcatagagacataagtaatagatcaattgaaactatagtttgtcttcttttatttgtgtacactcagagtaaaaacaaaatgttgtgctttttgtaaaataaagaaaacaaacatgatgcgtgatctctcgtctccctgtgaacaaagtccaatcagatagttctcagaaaatgaactgtaactttgtgaatactaatcacaaaaaaattagactaatgtctaaaaaaaaacattgaaatgtcaggttttaaatcgtgtaagtcaaattgaaaacaaaaatactgtgtttatgtaatgtgtatgaaaagagagccatgtcagaagtccgtgattcagctcattaccagctaatgcggccacgcccacggagccagcgctattcagacgcaaattctgagtcaatacttttatacatcgtctcaatcgtatatttattgtcttgaaaagtgtttatctggatgttaagccatggttagcgatctctagaacagtgtttcccaaccGGGGGTACGTGTACCCCTAGGGGTACGTGAGCAGTCCCCAGGGGGTACGTGGGATGATTCtcaaaacattataataatcaTGTTATAATATGGAAACCATTCAGTTAAGTCACCCTGTCCTTCCCCCCAACTGATTCTCAGCTCGCTTGTCCGTGGCCGCGCGCGTGCTGCCGGGCGGTAgtgtaaccatagcaacaggCAGAGAGTCTAGCTTTGAGTAAAACAGAAAACACTAGCTAGCTATGGATCAATGGCTAAAAAAACGCGCCGCTCCAAACAGCAGCAGTGCTAGCGGCAGCTCAAGTGAACCaatggaaaaaagaaagaaagctgATAAGTCAAAGTACCGTCAATTTCATGAACGGTATGTCGTTTTCGGTTTTACGTCCACATCTACTGAACCGCCTCAGCCGCTGTGTTTCCTCTGCGGGGATGTGCTCTCTAATAATAGCATGAAACCAGCCCATTTACAACGACACCTAAATACCAAGCATCTTTCCTGTGTCGGTAAGACAGCAGAgttttttcaaagaaaactaTCGGAATTTAAGGGAAgtcaagaaaaattaaaaaaagcgACTGCAGTGTCAACCAAAGCATTGGAGGCTTCATATGCTGTGTCGCTACTTGTGGCTAAATCCAAAAAGCCATTTACTGTTGCTGAGGAGCTAATTTTGCCTGCTGCTGTAATTCTTGCAGAAACAATGATTGATAAGAAAGCAGCTGATGCACTGAAAACGGTACCATTGTCCAATAACACAGTGTGCCGGAGGATTGATGACATGGCCGTTGATATTGTCGATCAAGTAGTGGAAAAGTTAAAACTGTCTGGTTCATTCGCGCTGCAGTTGGACGAATCAACAGATGTTAGCGGGGAAGCCCAGCTTATTGCGTTTGTGCGATACAGAGACATTTCTGAAATTAATGAGCACATTCTATTCTGCAAGAAGCTAACGGGGAGCACTACCGGTAAAGATGTGTTTCACGTTATCGACACCTTTTTCTCAGAGCACAATCTGGATTGGAAGTCCTGTATTCATGTGTGCACGGATGGTGCTGCATCAATGACTGGGAGGGTGAAAGGATTAATAGCGCAGATTAAGAAAGTAAACCCCGACGTTCAGTGGAATcactgcatcatccacagagAGGCACTGGCCAGTAAGAGAATGAGTCCCGAGTTACATGAAGTTTTGAATGACGCAGTGAAAGTGATAAACTTTGTCGAATCGCGGCCTCTGAATCACAGACTGTTTGAAAGGCTCTGTCATGACAGTGGCGCTGAGCACCAACAGCTACTTCTTCACACTGACGTACGTTGGTTATCGAAAGGGAAAGCACTACAGAGGCTTTTGGAGCTGCGCAACGAAGTAAGCGCTTTTCTGGCAGAACACTCACATCCCCTTGTTGTTATGTTGGAGAACACAGACTGGGTAGCCCGCCTTGCATATCTCGCTGATTTTTTTAGCAAACTGAACAACCTGAATTTAACTTTGCAGGGTAAAGACACACACATCCTAAACATGTATGATAAAGTGTGTGGATTCATGAAGAAGATCAAACTGTGGGAGAGTAAATGTGAAGATGGGGACACAAGTTGTTTCCAGCAGCTCAACAGTTACCTTTCTGCAGGTGATGTTGACAGAGCTCCTATAGTGCAACTAGTAAGCACACATTTATCCAGACTCAACAGTGAGTTCAACCACTACTTCCCTGAAATTGAAAGCAAGTCTGCCAAACTTGACTGGGTCCGTAATCCTTTCATGACTGAAAGTACGGATAACAACATTCCAACCAGACTACAGGAAAATCTGCTGGATGTGTCCTCAGACCGTGGACTGAAGATGAGGTACTCAGAAACAAACCTGTCACAGTTCTGGTGTGATGTGGAGAAGGAATATCCTGATTTGGGTAAACATGCACTGAATGAACTCCTGCCATTTGGATCTACATATTTATGTGAAGTGACATTTTCATCCATGGCCGTAATCAAGTCCAAGCACAGGAACAGACTCGACTTGGAGAAAAGCCTGATAGCTGCTGTTGCCACACTGCCCCCAAGACTGACCAAGCTTATGAGTGAGAGACAGGGTCAAGTTTCTCATTAATTGGCGAGTCCTTTTGTGTCATACACAGGTCTAAACATATTTAGAGTAGGCTGCTACTATGTATATAAAATGTGATCTTTGTTTTTGTATAATTGGTCTGGACATGTGAAGATGTGAAAATAAAAGTCATACAAATATTGAACGAAGACAAGTATGAGTTATTATAGgaagtaaaaatattattatttacaggTAAATTAGATGTTACACTGTGCAAACCTAAAATTTACACCAAATCTAAAAATCACACCGATCACATGCGCTTGTGGGGGTACTTCAGGAAGGATAAAGTGTTTTGGGGGTACAGTCCCCTaaaaaggttgggaaccactgctctagaagacatgccgttagttcctggttccttttcttctttatatgaatttgtggcctgaaggtgcacagagcgccctccggctgcaagtatgaattgaaaacacagtatccagcactcatagtgatgacaataaatattgaataaatattactcctctgtatagaaaattgacataaacatatgagaatccatcaatatttctccaaatgtgcatgcttttaagctaaaagcctatatgaaatgccagagaggtaacataattgttcagacactttgcatcacagaaatacattatattttaaagtatataatagaataccattattttaaattgtaataatatttcacagtattgctgttttttctgtatgtttgatttacaccatgattgcttgagacatgatcacagagggttttttcacagcctaccggactgaaaggcctcattattatgcaagtcatctCAGgtcattattttgtgattcttttgtcttctcaggtgtaaattattcatgatgattcacgccttcACGCATACtttgtttcttgacaaaaagtgtcttacaaaaactaaatcattaTATTGTTAGTAGGCAGCatcatttttacatcattctgaagcaaaaactctagtctacaacctccaatacccagaagtcttgtgaacacagatttaatatacttttttggccttatttcagtgacttaagttttttgttttttcaataaccacgcataaactttattccttcaaaaacacaaacatgtacatacatgttcctcacatattattgtagcctagtttgtgctgaatacagtgtaatgacactttttccattaatatgtttatgaacaactgaaaaaagcacaaatgtcagggcatgtcaaaacttctccaggccccatatcagcctcagactccagagtgttaaCCTCCTCATGGTTCGGTTATTTGCCCTTCCTGGTGCTtgaaacactgccacgagctgatgccacatgTCTGTTGAGGTGATATGCCTGCACGGGCCTTCCTCGACTATGTGTTggcgtatgttgtactcctcttgcttgaaagagtaaaaaggtgcttttactaaGTAGactgctcgttggattgtgttggGTAGATTATCATGCGGGCGCTTTGCAGCCTCTTATGCTGCCATTGAAGTTGTCTGTCTGCTAACCAGCAAGACAGGTGTTCAGGGTGGCCCCTCCAGGCCACTTTCTGAATATACTTCTGTATCATATTCAGTTACTTTCATGCTGTAGGCCCTCTTGGCCTCCATGAGTATGTGCCCTTTGcatggtctacctgttaggtgagcttAGTACTTCCCTTTCGGGTTATGTatgtaatagtgcttagctccctaaacTGATCATGGTggtagcgcacagcctcctcagtgtaTTATTAAgtgctgagtagatcctaggatgagtggatcatactcccctcaatatgagggttcatagcactcagctgagttctgctgtCAAGGATTCCCGTCTCTAcgtgtgggtttgagttgctccTGCCCTTTTGCAGTCACTTTTACCCGCTCTCTTCTGTGAAGGATGCGTCTTTGAGGTGTTCAGACAGGGATTGGCCAAGACTAAGCTTGTCTTATGATAGACcaggcctccctggtggcattggGGGTGACTTCGTTCCCCTCTAGTGACTAGTCGGGGTTCCTTTCGGTTCCCTGGCCTCATTACCTAGAAGAGACCACTTTGCTTTTGAAAAGTTGGTCTCAGATGCTCTAGCGGTCTTattagtccttctctctctataggtaggctcagcttgggctgttggccatagggaatgccgtcactgacagcctggtgtgacccgagggtgAGTTGCTAAGCGTTTCCTTCGAAAGTGCTCAATGTTTGTCAGCCATATtttttggcatgcactctcctcaagcatggcagcgtgggtatatcgttctcCAAATCGTTAATCAATGCAGagcgagttccctttcgaaagggaatgtctcaggttacgtatgtaaccatagttccctgggaaccagggaacgagactctgcgtttcctTGCCATGCTTCGGGTTACCTGCCtgcagaacagtccctcaagatgATAGATGTCTTCTGTTTCTCCAGGCGCTCCTTTTATACGTCCGAGTCGCGCCAtattacgtcataggctgtcgctgaccaatagggattggagttatTGGATAGTTGCTTTcagacacctgggtcacgtgacgtTCCGCAAAGCGTTAATCAACGCAGAATCTCGTTCCCTGGTTCTCAGGGatctatggttacatacgtaacctgagatgttttcTATTACAATAAACagtgtaaatgtcatttaacagaatctttattccttcacagaaatttcAAATCTTACTCTGAGTCAAGTGGAGGAGTTGAAAAAGGAAAATAGAGGTGAAGTGTGCTTGAATGATGTTAAATTCAGTGTATACATTCTCagtgtaatacagtaatatatcacaatattgtttttcaataacagacagagaaatagcTTTTTCAGCTGCACTGACACAATCAAGCACTGAATATATTGGTCCTTTTTCCACTGAAATCACACTAACCTACAAGAACGTCATCACCAACATAGGGAATGCCTACAACCCAATTACAGgtaattatcaatgaaatgGAGTCATAAAACTCAGTTTATAGTAATGAAAACCCTTCTGCTCCATTCAGACCTCTCTGCAGTTGTGTAATGTGTATAAGAGAATTGAATgatctgccatctttctaaagtatTACACAGTGTGTTTGGTAATTGAGCAATCATACAGGAAACAGCTGATTCTTTGTCTTGTTATTTGATTTAGGTGTTTTCACAgccccactgaaaggagcgtaCATGTTCAGAATCTATGTATTTGGTCACGGCCCAACTGCAGCAACTGCATCCATTTATAAGAATGAACAGCGTGTGGTTATAGCATACTGTTCTCGGCCTCAGAGTGATTTAAACTCCTCTAATGGAGttgtgttgatcctggaggttgGAGATGTTGTCTATGTGAGACTTTGGCGTAACGGGAGGTTGTATGATGACCAGAATAACCCCAACACTTTCAGTGGTTTCCTACTGTTTCCTTTAAGATAACATGAGCTTTTGAAGAACCTTCAGGATATGATTTAAGATGAAAATCATGAAGAATCATTAACATATGAACTTGTATTAATGAGGAATAATGTGTGTTTGACATTTGCAATAGATTACTGTATAAAGTCAGTATAATTCACTATACTCACAAGTTCTGATCTGTCTATACATGTAAGTTTATATAATGAGTTTCAGCACTGGTCCAGACAGGACCCATGAATATCATATGTGACCCAAAAGCAGGGCTGTCACAATTCCTTGATTAAATTTGAGTACTCTGTTTTAAGAAAATACTCGATTGCAATTTACCTGTGTTAAATACGCGACAAAATACCAGAAATGGTGCATATCCTTGGACGAGAATCCACGAACTGCA
Above is a genomic segment from Megalobrama amblycephala isolate DHTTF-2021 linkage group LG14, ASM1881202v1, whole genome shotgun sequence containing:
- the LOC125245154 gene encoding complement C1q-like protein 4; translated protein: MFILEELKKKNDEISNLTLSQVEELKKENRDREIAFSAALTQSSTEYIGPFSTEITLTYKNVITNIGNAYNPITGVFTAPLKGAYMFRIYVFGHGPTAATASIYKNEQRVVIAYCSRPQSDLNSSNGVVLILEVGDVVYVRLWRNGRLYDDQNNPNTFSGFLLFPLR